The DNA region GAATGTATCCCTTTCGTCAACCTTCTTTCCACTTGGAGGTCTAACCCTTTCTGTTACTTTCCTCAGCTGTTTGACAGATAAGTATTTTTGTTAGAAAGGTTTCATTTTTCTGGGCTTTGACAACACATATATAGCCAGTTTTGTTAAACATTTTCTTTTCACCATgatttgaaaaatctaaatttgttagaaaataataaagtataatttggaaaataattttgtataccaaatgaagcaaaataAATTACACTAGAATGTGGAGCGTGATCCAAAGaaaaaatcttataccaaaaACATACAACTGTCCATACCTTGGTCTTATCAAGGGCAACAACAGCATCGATCAGAGGGTTTCTAGGCCGTGGAATTTTCTTCTGGAAACCTCCATTTGACTTTACATAAGCAGGCTCCGGTTGTGGAGCAAACATACTGTGATCCTCTGAATTTGAAGAAACTGACTGGGGTTTCCCATCATCCATATCGGTTGAGGCCAAAGCTGTATCAGGTGGATCCACTTTTTTCACCTCCTCCATAATTACGTTGAGAGACATAGACTTCTCATTTTCTGGGCTCGTGTCTGGAGCTAAGCCATCTAAAGGATCAATAGATTTCTCCTGTAATGTTTTGGAACCATTAGTTGAAGAACTATCTTCCTCTTTATGAGGCAGCCGTAACCTATCATCATCTGTAATTGATGGGACCATTGAAGATTGAGCCCCATTTGGAATGTGAAAATCTTCAGGCTTTTCGTTACTAACAACAGTTGATACTGGGGACAAATTGCACTCATGATTAGAAACCTCctcttttatagctgagaaagTTGAGAATTGCATTCTTGTACTCTCTCCCTCTCTTATTTCATGGTCCAACTCTGATTGTGACATTGTCAGCGGATTAACATCGAACTGCCCCAAGTTTCTCTCTGGACCTTCAGGAGCATGTTGAAGAATCTTTGGTATTCGCCACTGAACCGGAGGTAGAGGTGGTAAGGGAGGCATTTCATCAAACATGTTTCTCGATGGACCAGGAAGATCAAATCTTGGAAAAATTGCAATTGGTGGAACCATGACTTCCTCATGTGCATTACTTGGAGGTAAGGGCGCATTTGGCCCTGAAACAATGGAATGATCCTCTTGATCCAACAAATTTGGAGATTCTATTGTTTTAACCGGAAAAGTTGACATTGGAGAATCTACATAGCCAACGTGAGTTGGCTTTGAGAACTCTGACATGGGAACTTCAGCAAACTTGGGAGAACCACTTGGTTGTTCCTCGAGATACAAGAAATCTGTAGTAGTTGATTGTTTTTCGCGTAAATATGCCTTTGGGCTTACTTTTTCTGCAGATTTCAGTTCCTTTTCGAATTGTTCAACTATCTGCAGGACCCTGTGTTCAATAGGAGCTTCAATCTGTGAATTGCATGCTGATAGTGTATCTGAATCCAGCACACTTATTTCTGAGGTGGTTAGTTCTGATCTTTTCATGATTTCATGAATATCCAAGGGCATTCCAGGATTATATTCCATATTCGTGTCTGCATTGCATAAACCTGTCTCCAAGCAAGTTCCGGCCCCTGTCTGTTGACCCATCTCTTCAAGCAGCAAAGCCTTTTCAATAGGTCCTAGAGAATGTTCTATCTCTATATGAGGATGTAGGGGTCCAGTTATTGAATTCGACTCTTCTACCACTGGCAAATCTGAATCTTCacttaaataaatatcattgaTAGCAGAAACCTCCATTGTTGCTTTTGACTGCTTTGTTTCTGTACCTTCAACAGAAAGAGGAACATATTCTTTGGAAACCTCTTTCGAATTTAGAGTATCTGAGTGGAACTCGTGTGGGACAGAAGCTGTCCTATCGACAAAGAAATCATTTTCTCCGTAATCTGCTTCACTGACATGACCCTTTAGATTATCCATGCTTGGTAGTTGAAGTTCAACTGGAGAAATGACTTTTGGACTTTCTGAGAAAGTCTGTTCCATAGAGTCATTGGTGAGACAATGGATTGATGGACTATATTTGCAGCTAAATACCACTTCTGGTATGACTATGGCATCATGCTCTCTTAAAACCACACTGCAAGGATCTGTAAGGGCCAATGACTGTGACTGCAATTCCGCACATGAAGCCATTGATAGAGGTCTCTCTTCGGTGTGTGATGTTATCAACTGAAGCTGCTCTTCTTTATATGCTAATGTAGATTGAGGCTTTTCTGCTGCAAGTGATGGTAATAATTGAGGGTAATCTTCTTCCCTTGACGATGTTGATTCTTCAGCTAACTGCATTTCTATATCTGACACAACCAATGAGGTATGCTCTTCTTTGTGTGAAACAACCAATTGATTATGTTCTTCTGTGTGTAAGAGAATCAAATGAGACTGCTCGTCTGCATGTAATACAGAAAACTGATCCTGCTCATGTGAAACGGTCATTTGAGGCTCCTCTGAGCGTGAAACAGCCCATTCatgatcttcttcttcaagcaATACGGTCATTTGAGGCTCCTCTGAGTGTGAAACAACCCATCCATgatgttcttcttcttcaagcaATACAGAAAATTCAGGCTGCTTTTCTCCGAGTGCAACAAACGATTCAGGCTGCTCGTCAACGTGGAAAACAGTCAAATCAGATGGATCTATATGATGATCAAAAGGATACAAAACAGGTTCTTCTGCAATAGTCTCCACAAAATCTGGAGCCTTGAAGACCACAGTTTCGGTATCAGAAGTGTGTGGTTCTCCTTCAGTAGCATTTTCTGTGAAATCTACATCTTCATTGTTTTCACTCTCTAATAATTTTCTAAGAACAAGCGAAGTATCATCTTGATCTTGATAGTCTAGGTGGTTTTCAGCAGAGGACACAGAGAGAAGTGTTTGAACAGCATCTGAAGGAATATCAGAGATCTTGGATGCATGAAGTAAGTCATCAGAAGGGTATTCTCTATTTTCATTATTAGTATGACCTTCTTCATTGGATTCCGTATTCTCAGATGCATCTTCTTTTAAACTTCCTTGCAGATCTAAAGATAAAGATACAGGATGTGTATCTGTATGACATGAACTAGACTGTTCATCCCCAATTCCACAACTGTAGGTCGAGGTGTCAGCTTCAACTACGTATACATCATTGCAAACATTTTCCAGATGATGTGTTGTATTATTATTGTCAATTAAAGGCTGTTCAGATAACAAATGGTCATCTTCAGCTGAAACACTATCGTCAGACAGTACAGCCTTTGTCAGATTGCTATTATCAGTATAAGAGAGTTCGGATAGCTCTCCACTGGAAGAAATACTCTCGTTATCTGTTAAAATGAAACTTTCAATCGGTTGAGAATCTGGTAAGTCAGCCTCACTTGCGTCAATATCGGGTTGCTGCTTACTGGAATGAATATTGTTCTTGGATCTGCATTGCATGTCTGCTTCATTGTCAGAATCAATTGTAGCAAGGGCATCCATGTAATTGTCTACATCACTGGCAATGTCATCTGACTGGTAATCGCTttccatttttctttctctGTCAACTTCAATTTCCTTTTCATCATCGTCAATGTGAAGAGGGGAGAAAGTCTCATACGTTTCAGAACTGAATTGCCTTTTTACCCCTGAGAGTTCATATTTAGCTTCCTCAGTCAACTGATCAATTGGTGGTTTTGCTAGAGAGTCGTCTAtatctgaagaagatgaatatGAACTTCTTTTTGGCGATAGCTCTTCTCTAGGACTTCCATTACAAGGCAACAGAGGTGCGGAACTAACAGATATTTTGGGAACCACGTCAAGCTCTGATGAGTTTATTTTCAAGAATTTCTCCATATAACTCTGCTCCAGTTTATTTTCATTCAGTCTTCTCTTCAATTTTACACGAAATGCAGGACCATTAATACTATTTTCAACAGTCTCTTTGTGAAGCAAGTCATGCAATCTGCAATTTTATGATTCAACAATAGATAAGTTATTATCAAATTACACCTACAGTTAAACCACACTCATAAGTTTAGTCAATGATTGAAAAACTATGATCCCACCTAGTAGTGTGCACTTTTTGCAGGGCCTGGGGGGTATTATCTCCATTCTGCAAATGTGATCCTTTCTTCTGCAACAAGTAAAGCATATATTTATAGAAGAAAACTATAAGTTACAAAACTGTGAGTAACACTATGAACTAAGAAAACTGAAATTCTAATGATTTTAGACCTCATAAAGCCGTTTCAAACAGACAATTGAGCATATTATTTGTTCTCAG from Impatiens glandulifera chromosome 5, dImpGla2.1, whole genome shotgun sequence includes:
- the LOC124940617 gene encoding protein SCAR2-like isoform X1; the encoded protein is MPLSRYQIKNEYGLADPELYRAADKDDPEALLEGVAMAGLVGLLRQLGDLAEFAAEIFHNLHEEVMATAARGHGLLVRVQQLEAEFPSIETTLLSQTSHSSLLNNSGTEWHPNLRMEQNLITQGDFPRFVMDSYEECRGPPRLFILDKFDVAGAGACLKRYTDPSYFKVDGLENPESHREKKRKAKKKGSHLQNGDNTPQALQKVHTTRLHDLLHKETVENSINGPAFRVKLKRRLNENKLEQSYMEKFLKINSSELDVVPKISVSSAPLLPCNGSPREELSPKRSSYSSSSDIDDSLAKPPIDQLTEEAKYELSGVKRQFSSETYETFSPLHIDDDEKEIEVDRERKMESDYQSDDIASDVDNYMDALATIDSDNEADMQCRSKNNIHSSKQQPDIDASEADLPDSQPIESFILTDNESISSSGELSELSYTDNSNLTKAVLSDDSVSAEDDHLLSEQPLIDNNNTTHHLENVCNDVYVVEADTSTYSCGIGDEQSSSCHTDTHPVSLSLDLQGSLKEDASENTESNEEGHTNNENREYPSDDLLHASKISDIPSDAVQTLLSVSSAENHLDYQDQDDTSLVLRKLLESENNEDVDFTENATEGEPHTSDTETVVFKAPDFVETIAEEPVLYPFDHHIDPSDLTVFHVDEQPESFVALGEKQPEFSVLLEEEEHHGWVVSHSEEPQMTVLLEEEDHEWAVSRSEEPQMTVSHEQDQFSVLHADEQSHLILLHTEEHNQLVVSHKEEHTSLVVSDIEMQLAEESTSSREEDYPQLLPSLAAEKPQSTLAYKEEQLQLITSHTEERPLSMASCAELQSQSLALTDPCSVVLREHDAIVIPEVVFSCKYSPSIHCLTNDSMEQTFSESPKVISPVELQLPSMDNLKGHVSEADYGENDFFVDRTASVPHEFHSDTLNSKEVSKEYVPLSVEGTETKQSKATMEVSAINDIYLSEDSDLPVVEESNSITGPLHPHIEIEHSLGPIEKALLLEEMGQQTGAGTCLETGLCNADTNMEYNPGMPLDIHEIMKRSELTTSEISVLDSDTLSACNSQIEAPIEHRVLQIVEQFEKELKSAEKVSPKAYLREKQSTTTDFLYLEEQPSGSPKFAEVPMSEFSKPTHVGYVDSPMSTFPVKTIESPNLLDQEDHSIVSGPNAPLPPSNAHEEVMVPPIAIFPRFDLPGPSRNMFDEMPPLPPLPPVQWRIPKILQHAPEGPERNLGQFDVNPLTMSQSELDHEIREGESTRMQFSTFSAIKEEVSNHECNLSPVSTVVSNEKPEDFHIPNGAQSSMVPSITDDDRLRLPHKEEDSSSTNGSKTLQEKSIDPLDGLAPDTSPENEKSMSLNVIMEEVKKVDPPDTALASTDMDDGKPQSVSSNSEDHSMFAPQPEPAYVKSNGGFQKKIPRPRNPLIDAVVALDKTKLRKVTERVRPPSGKKVDERDTFLEQIRTKSFNLKPTAVTRPSVQGPKTNLNVAAILEKANSIRQSLAGSDDDDDDWSDS
- the LOC124940617 gene encoding protein SCAR2-like isoform X2, which produces MATAARGHGLLVRVQQLEAEFPSIETTLLSQTSHSSLLNNSGTEWHPNLRMEQNLITQGDFPRFVMDSYEECRGPPRLFILDKFDVAGAGACLKRYTDPSYFKVDGLENPESHREKKRKAKKKGSHLQNGDNTPQALQKVHTTRLHDLLHKETVENSINGPAFRVKLKRRLNENKLEQSYMEKFLKINSSELDVVPKISVSSAPLLPCNGSPREELSPKRSSYSSSSDIDDSLAKPPIDQLTEEAKYELSGVKRQFSSETYETFSPLHIDDDEKEIEVDRERKMESDYQSDDIASDVDNYMDALATIDSDNEADMQCRSKNNIHSSKQQPDIDASEADLPDSQPIESFILTDNESISSSGELSELSYTDNSNLTKAVLSDDSVSAEDDHLLSEQPLIDNNNTTHHLENVCNDVYVVEADTSTYSCGIGDEQSSSCHTDTHPVSLSLDLQGSLKEDASENTESNEEGHTNNENREYPSDDLLHASKISDIPSDAVQTLLSVSSAENHLDYQDQDDTSLVLRKLLESENNEDVDFTENATEGEPHTSDTETVVFKAPDFVETIAEEPVLYPFDHHIDPSDLTVFHVDEQPESFVALGEKQPEFSVLLEEEEHHGWVVSHSEEPQMTVLLEEEDHEWAVSRSEEPQMTVSHEQDQFSVLHADEQSHLILLHTEEHNQLVVSHKEEHTSLVVSDIEMQLAEESTSSREEDYPQLLPSLAAEKPQSTLAYKEEQLQLITSHTEERPLSMASCAELQSQSLALTDPCSVVLREHDAIVIPEVVFSCKYSPSIHCLTNDSMEQTFSESPKVISPVELQLPSMDNLKGHVSEADYGENDFFVDRTASVPHEFHSDTLNSKEVSKEYVPLSVEGTETKQSKATMEVSAINDIYLSEDSDLPVVEESNSITGPLHPHIEIEHSLGPIEKALLLEEMGQQTGAGTCLETGLCNADTNMEYNPGMPLDIHEIMKRSELTTSEISVLDSDTLSACNSQIEAPIEHRVLQIVEQFEKELKSAEKVSPKAYLREKQSTTTDFLYLEEQPSGSPKFAEVPMSEFSKPTHVGYVDSPMSTFPVKTIESPNLLDQEDHSIVSGPNAPLPPSNAHEEVMVPPIAIFPRFDLPGPSRNMFDEMPPLPPLPPVQWRIPKILQHAPEGPERNLGQFDVNPLTMSQSELDHEIREGESTRMQFSTFSAIKEEVSNHECNLSPVSTVVSNEKPEDFHIPNGAQSSMVPSITDDDRLRLPHKEEDSSSTNGSKTLQEKSIDPLDGLAPDTSPENEKSMSLNVIMEEVKKVDPPDTALASTDMDDGKPQSVSSNSEDHSMFAPQPEPAYVKSNGGFQKKIPRPRNPLIDAVVALDKTKLRKVTERVRPPSGKKVDERDTFLEQIRTKSFNLKPTAVTRPSVQGPKTNLNVAAILEKANSIRQSLAGSDDDDDDWSDS